A window of Desulfomonilaceae bacterium genomic DNA:
TCCTGCAGCCGTTTCGACATCTGAAAGAGCCCACCAAAGACTTTGAGCAGCAGGAGGTAGCAAGGTGACAATCTGGGAGGCAGATGTCTTTAAGACTGCATTACTTACACGATCGCCCGTCTCATTAGTATAGGTTTCCACTCAGGGCCCACGGGAGGAAGTATGATCATAGATACCCATTCTCAGCTTTGGACAAAGGAAGCTTTGGTAACCTTTCCAGAAAACATGGTTCGCGGTTACGAGAAGATGTTCAAGGGTGTGCGAACCTTCGAACTGGAAGACATACTGCTGGACATGGATCAGGCAGGAGTGGACAAAGCCGTCCTCGTTGCTGTGGATGCTGAAACGGTGTGGCATTACAGAGTTCCCAATGAGTTGGTGGCGGATGCGGTCCACCGCTTTCCGGATAGATTCATCGGATTTGCGGGCGTAGATCCCAACAAAGGGATTTTAGCGGTTGACGAGTTATCCAGAAGCGTGGAGGTGTTGGGGTTGTCAGGTGTGAAGTTCATCCCCCATCTTATCAACATGGCGCCCAACGATTCTCGCATGTATCCGATTCTAGAAAAGGCACAGGAGTTAGACCTTCCCGTCCTTTTTCACACGGGGACCCATTTTCACAATGGAGCCCGGCTCAAATTCTGCCGTCCCGATACGCTGGACGACTTGGCCATAGACTTTCCCGAACTCAAAATTATAGCGGCGCATTTTGGATTTCCTTGGTTTTACGAAGCTTTGGCTGTTGTTCAGAAGAACGCCAACGTATATTTCAATATTGCGGGATGGGCTCCTCAGTATATCCCTGAATATGTTGTAAAAATGATGAATGGTCCTTTGGCCGGCAAGGCCCTACTGGGCAGTGATTTCCCGTTGATTTCCAGGGCTAGGCTAATGCAAGAGTTAAAAGAAATTGAGATCTCTGCTGACACCTTTGGAAAATTGACACATGAGAACCCGGCGAAAGTTCTTGGTCTGCGCTCTCACATAAATAAATATAAGCCCAGCAGGAGCTAGCTCATGCAGTATAGCACGATCATCTATTCTGAAGATCACGGAATCGCAATAATT
This region includes:
- a CDS encoding amidohydrolase family protein gives rise to the protein MIIDTHSQLWTKEALVTFPENMVRGYEKMFKGVRTFELEDILLDMDQAGVDKAVLVAVDAETVWHYRVPNELVADAVHRFPDRFIGFAGVDPNKGILAVDELSRSVEVLGLSGVKFIPHLINMAPNDSRMYPILEKAQELDLPVLFHTGTHFHNGARLKFCRPDTLDDLAIDFPELKIIAAHFGFPWFYEALAVVQKNANVYFNIAGWAPQYIPEYVVKMMNGPLAGKALLGSDFPLISRARLMQELKEIEISADTFGKLTHENPAKVLGLRSHINKYKPSRS